One segment of Xiphias gladius isolate SHS-SW01 ecotype Sanya breed wild chromosome 1, ASM1685928v1, whole genome shotgun sequence DNA contains the following:
- the si:dkey-77f5.3 gene encoding LOW QUALITY PROTEIN: uncharacterized protein si:dkey-77f5.3 (The sequence of the model RefSeq protein was modified relative to this genomic sequence to represent the inferred CDS: inserted 5 bases in 5 codons; deleted 2 bases in 1 codon; substituted 2 bases at 2 genomic stop codons), which translates to MNWNEFRESIVFRHRSEKGYQKISAALKVPKSTXILKWKMFKTTRSISRAGCPAKLSNLGRWAFVRKVTKXSPLPEFQRSCAETGETFRRTSITATLHXSGLYGRVATWKSFLSERHMKACFEFAKKKHLNNSQTVRNKILWSDETSXPSTIPMVKHGGGHIMPWGCFSMAGTGRLVGVVGKLNRAKYRDMLNENLAQSAQDLRLGQRFTFPQDNDPKHTAKSTQGXLRDNSVNVLEXPSQSPDFNPNKNLWRDLKMAVHXRSESNLTEFEMICREEWQKIPEFSCAKLVTSYPRRIAAKGASVPFEIQQHMHKASK; encoded by the exons ATGAACTGGAATGAGTTCCGAGAAAGTATTGTGTTTAGGCACAGATCTGAAAAAGGCTACCAAAAAATATCTGCTGCACttaaggttcccaagagca taattcttaaatggaagatgTTTAAAACAACCAGGTCTATTTCTCGAGCTGGCTGCCCGGCCAAGCTGAGCAATCTGGGGAGATGGGCCTTTGTAAGAAAGGTGACCA ATAGTCCTCTGCCTGAGTTTCAGAGATCCTGTGCAGAGACGGGAGAAACTTTCAGAAGAACATCTATCACGGCAACACTCC gatctgggctttatggcagagtagCCACATGGAAGTCTTTCCtaagtgaaagacacatgaaagcctgctttgagtttgcaaaa aaaaaacacctaaacaattctcagactgtgagaaacaagattctctggtctgatgaaacat CGCCCAGtaccatcccaatggtgaagcatggtggtggccaTATAATGCCGTGGGGATGTTTTTCaatggcagggacagggagattGGTAGGGGTTGTGGGAAAGCTGAatagagcaaagtacagagatatgcTTAACGAAAACCTGGcccagagtgctcaggacctcagactaggccaaaggttcaccttcccacaggacaatgaccctaagcacacagctAAGTCAACGCAGG ggcttagggacaactctgtgaatgtccttgagtgacCCAGCCAGAGTCCTGACTTTAACCCAAACAAaaatctctggagagacctgaaaatggctgtccactgacgGTCTGAATCCAACCTGACAGAATTCGAGatgatctgcagagaagaatggcagaaaatccccgaATTCAGctgtgcaaagcttgtcacatcatacccaagaagaatcgctgccaaaggtgcttca GTACCCTTTGAGATCCAGCAGCACATGCACAAGGCCAGTAAGTGA